One Bemisia tabaci chromosome 4, PGI_BMITA_v3 genomic window, CAAAGGTGCTTACGAAATAACGGCTATCGAAAAATTCCTTCAAAGCAAGCTTGGACCGGAAAATTTGACGCTGCAAGCAAACAACAGCACTCTGCGATGTTTGATCAAATGTTCGGAGGACATACATTTCGATCAACCTCGATCGATAGGTCGATTGTTGGGTTTCCTACCGAAAAGGCTATCCGCTGGAGAGGAGCACGAGTCAGAGTTGCCCGTCAACATTATCTCGGTCAATATAATACGTGTCGAGTGCAACATCGCCACAGGTAGTTACATCAACGGAGCAGTAGCTCATACAATCTTCGCTTTCAGTCCTAACGTCCCTCCTGGTTACAAGATGGCGCTGTCACCAAGAACGATTATTTACAATCGTATAAATACCACCAGCATCGATAGATTGCGCATCAGTATTGTGGATCAAGACGGGAAACCGGTCGATTTCGGCGGAGAAACAGTGACAGTCCGTTTGCACATCAAAACAATCGCCAATTCAGATGGGTAAACTGAAAAGTATACATAAAGACAGCCCTGAGCATCAACGAGCCAGTCATAAGCCGACGCTCAAACGTTTAACACTCTACAGCCGACGAATTCTTCAACATCTGGGCTACACCGTTCTCGGATAAGAAAAATGGAGACATCTCGGGATATTAAATACTACCAATATCACCCTCAACACCCGTACATCGGCAGTTTCCGGAACAGTGATGAGATCCGCATCCCGGTAAACAGCCAGGATCTGTACACGGTACCCGGAGAATCAAAGCTCTACGTCGAGGGGACCGTGGAATACATTCCGAAAGGAGAAGGGGCCGCCAAGGACGATGGAAAGACGGTTTTCCTCTCGAACAATGCGATCGCATTCCTCTTCGATCAGGTGCGTTACGAAGTGAACGGCAAAGAAATCGACCGTACGAAACATGTGGGGCTTACGAGCACCGCCAGGACCCTGCTCACCCGCACAAAGGACGAGGTGGCTGGATTAGAGTATGCTGGATGGGGTGGCCCGTCCGTCAACGCACGAGACAAGACTTTCCGTGCTCTGGTGCCGTTGAGTATGCTCTTGGGGTTCGCCGACGATTTCAAGGGCGTGCTCATCCGAGTCAAGCAGGAGCTCGTATTGATCCGCTCCCGAACTGACAAGAACGCCTTTACGATCAAAGACGGAGCAGAAGAAAACGCGGTCCATCTCCTCGTAACTAAGGTTGTTTGGGAGATGCCGCAAGTCCAGTACAACCTCGGACCTGAAAAAGCCATCTTGGACAAGATGAAACGGAACGAGTCATTCCAGATTGCTTTCCGAAGTTGGGAGACGCACGAATACCCACAACTCCCGGCCAATGATAAGGAGACTTGGAAACTCATGACCACCAGCAACGTAGAGGCACCGTCGTACATCATCTTGATTTTCCAGACTAATCGTTTAGACAACGAGAAGAAAGACGCCAGCAAATTTGATCACGTGAAATTGAGGTCTTTCAAGGTTCACCTGAACAATGCCTCCCTACCCTACGAGGCTCTGAACGAAGATTTCGAGAACGATAAATTCCTATTCTTCCTACAATACTATCTCAGTTTTATGGTGGATTATTCCCAGAACGAAAAATTGTGCGAGCCGCCGTTGTCAATGTCCAAGTTCAAGGAAGAAAACCCCATGTTCGCAATGAAATGCCTGTATGAGGACATAATCAAACCCGGCCCGCTAGATATTCAAATCGACCTGGAAGCGAATGAAAACTTTCCACGCGGCACATCAGCTTACGCCATTTTGGTACACGATGTTATGTACTCGTACCAATCACTATCAGGAACTGTTAAGAAATTACAT contains:
- the LOC140224481 gene encoding uncharacterized protein, which encodes METSRDIKYYQYHPQHPYIGSFRNSDEIRIPVNSQDLYTVPGESKLYVEGTVEYIPKGEGAAKDDGKTVFLSNNAIAFLFDQVRYEVNGKEIDRTKHVGLTSTARTLLTRTKDEVAGLEYAGWGGPSVNARDKTFRALVPLSMLLGFADDFKGVLIRVKQELVLIRSRTDKNAFTIKDGAEENAVHLLVTKVVWEMPQVQYNLGPEKAILDKMKRNESFQIAFRSWETHEYPQLPANDKETWKLMTTSNVEAPSYIILIFQTNRLDNEKKDASKFDHVKLRSFKVHLNNASLPYEALNEDFENDKFLFFLQYYLSFMVDYSQNEKLCEPPLSMSKFKEENPMFAMKCLYEDIIKPGPLDIQIDLEANENFPRGTSAYAILVHDVMYSYQSLSGTVKKLH